The sequence ATGTGAAATTTTGCTGTAGAAGTTGTATCGATGTGAAAAATTCTGCATTCTCCCAAATGTGTCATCATTAGGTAAAAATTCATCTAGGCAAAATAGTAtttatgctttcattttattgtttttaagaattaaacTGCCACCTCAGTAGTCTTTTAAGAGCAATATAATGAAACATACATACATTTAATTTAGACTTATGTCCATCATAGCTTCAAAGGCTTCCCTGAAATAAGGCTGGGATTCACATCTTTTTCCTTAAGGAAAGAAACACTAACAATAATTTTGTTATCCTTCTACCCACCCACCCTCATTCAAACAATAACTGGATGAATTCAAGTCtaacaccatttttaaaaaaaactgtctgCTACAACACATTCATCTGAACTGCCTCCCTGCGTAACACATATTTCTTAAACCtaaccaaaaaattttaaagcctaCGAGACTTAACATGTGGAATTTTACCGTGATAACATTTTTTGTTCAATACATTCAATTCTAGTGAATTTCATTTAAATCAGGTGAGCTCTTCATAAATAGCTGAGAAGCTTTAAAGTGAGTTTTGTTATTTCCTATTACATGAAACCAAAATATTGGTACTGAattttcaacaatattttaaCAGCTCCTAAAGAGGGCCATTAAAGGTAATCAAGTTTGCACCAGTCCAAGTACCTACAGTAATATGATAGACACACTCACCACCATTTCACACTATTTCACTCCTATGCATCTAATAACCATTTCTCATTAGAAACACCGAATTAACACTGAACTCTCAAATTGCTAGGTGTGAAAAATCACgtactttcacttaaaaaaaaagtgtattatttTCAGCTGGTCATGGTTGAAAGGGCCATTTATATTATTTCAGCTCTAAATTTATAGATGACTTTGTATCAGATTATCCAAAGTGAGAAACTGCTTTGCCTGTTCCTGACAGAATTAAATGGTAAATTAGCCATCAGTTCACCTCTTGTCAaaaagaaatgttctaaaatttatatactacaaactatttaataataaatggtATCTGTATACTACACATTTCATGTTTATGTTATGCACCATTTTAGGGGGGAGGAAGTACTTCACAGGGGTGTATTCAAAGGATATATAGTAATATCCTAAGAATGTTGATTTATACATATGAATTCTGTATAAACTGTAAGTGGTCATCTTAGCTGGACTGTAACAAGCCCCTATAATGCAAAAGCTGACTCTGAAGGCACCTTATAATGCACTGAAATTCACAATTTAGACATTACTTTTCTCTTCAATACAAAATCATCTGGTAGTCTTCACTGTTGACTCTATGCTAAAAAAACGTTCCAAGTTTTAGACTGCTTAACCAATAAAAGAAACAGGAAGTCAGTAATAGTTTTTAAATGTCAAGTTAGAGAAAAACACCTTATCATACAGTAATGAAACCTGAGCAATGCAAGTATGTGATTACAAGAACATCCTTCATTAATACAGTATTCAAATTCCTCCATGGCAttcaaattatactttaaaaccCAATAAACAAGAAACCACTTAAGCACAGGATCAAATTCTACCATGAAATGAGGAATTACATAAAGCCTATTCAACCCTAAATATTTAGTTTCAGACAATGAGCAGAGAGGAACACACTTCATCTAAAGAATACCACTGATACAGTTCTATAAAATGTTACTTAAGGTTAATAAGTGTGATGCATCATGTGACTCCAACCATTCAGTAAAAAGCATTAATGAGTAACAGCATCCCCAACAGCTTGGAGCCTATAGAGTTGATTACTTTGGCCCTATCTTTCCAAAAATACAAGCAATGCCTCTTAACATTAcagacataaatatttttagactGGAATTTCAATGTATTTTGGTGCTCCTGAGGCTGCCTATAAATGAAAAGGCATCCAAGTGAAGTGCATTATATACCTAATATACCTCAAAATTTCAGTGcctaaaatgtgaaataattttctACCATTTAACAGTCTGCCTTACAGTTAATTCTATTAGATTTTTACTTTTAGGATTTTATTGTAACTTTGGGAAATTAGTGGTAAAACATATGGTTTAAAAAACAGTATGTGGCTGCACTTAAGTTCacataaaaatagcattttacaaCCATATTGAAATTTAATCCTTTTACACAGGTTAACAAAATGTATCACAAGAAAAACTTAAACATTGGGTTTAACAAAAGACGTACTTTTGAAAGTGGAACGatggaaaaatgttttcaattttttttttttttttacaaacggTCACCTCTGGGTCAATTTACCACACTAGGGGAACAAAGTTCTTAAAATATAGCCGTGCTCAACCGAGCCACTTCACTGTGCTACAGTATAGTACTTGAAATCAATCCTAAGGTCAAGGTTTAAAACCATTTTAGGAGACAAGACCCTAAGTGTTGTACAGCCACCTCAGCAAGAGGTGCTTTTCCTTCCCCGAACAGTCAAAGCTTAAAGAAAAGATTGACTATACGTATAAGTTTTGTTTCCTCATCATATCATCAGTTCAGAATACTATTATCATTGGTAATACGGTCTGTATCTTGTCTGATCTGGATGATGTGGTCCAGGTAGTGGGGTTTGAGAAGGCGGACCCTGCATTcgtggaggaggaggtggccctCTCGGCGCAGGCCATATACCAGGACTCATTCCCCCTGGCTGTGTAAATGGAGGGCTCAGAGTTCCTTGATCTTCAGTGAACTGGGGTAAAGAGTTGGGGTTGTAATGGTGAGGAGGGGGTGCAGTTACAGGTGGACCACCATGCTGAGGTGGGGGAGGTCCTGGAGGAGGATGATTCATATAAGGTGGCATCTGGGCAATAATATGTCCAGGGGGAGGGGTAATTGGTGGTGGAGCAGAGGTCATTGGTGGAGGTGGAGCCTGGCTGTACACCAAGTGAGGAGTGCCTGCAGCCTGGGGAGGATGTGGCATTGGATGGCTTATTGgtggtggaggaggtgggggtggtgcaTAATGTTGCTGTGGAGGCATAATATGATGAGGGTGCGAGACCACTGGTTGACCCTGATATTCAGGATGATGGTGAGCAGGTGCGGGGGCAGGAGGTGGTGGTTCTCTAGCACCTGGATTTGAGTCATCCTGAATAGGGACAGTTATTAAATTGCTGTGTTTTCTTGTTGAAATGCGAAAGGTTTCCTGACTGACTGAGCGAGGTGGAGGTGGAGCCATGGACAATTCAGCTGGAGGAGCACGAATATCCTCATGTGGCTGATTATAGTGCTCGTGGGGCACATGTTGCAAAGGAGGAGGTGGCATCATGATGTGCTGCTTTGGCGGAATATGGCTCATATGGTGCTTGTCTGGCGGCATGATAAAACGATCGGGGATTTCAGCTGGTGGTGGGGCAATAGGAGGAGGATGAACATTTTCAAGTGAAGCCCGGGTAACAGGTTTTCCAGCTCTCATATGGCGGTGGTTGATATGAGCCTGTAAGTCTCTCTGAGACAAGTATGTTCTCTTGCACCCTTGAACAATGCTACACATGAAGAGAGAACCTCGTGTACACTGCTCAATTCGCTGCACAGGATCACTACAGCTaaattagaaggggaaaaaagtttgaTTTACTAAAAACAGACTATAAAAAGAATGCACTAAATTTCAAAGATgactagttttaaattttattatggaaaacacTGTAAAAAGTTCACAATTAAAAGTTATAGTTAATGTAAGTGAACCTTTAATCTTTTCCACTTTGTGGTCTGTTTGCTATTAAGCATCAGCATTTCTGTCAACATCaaaactcttaagaaaaaaatttaaactgtttATCAAACAGAGTATGTTTGAAGCAAAGACCTTTTCTTACCAAGATAAAGAACTTATCTGATTTCACAAACAATTCTATATTTTGCAACCCAAACAATTCTACATTTTGCATCCATGTGCAAAAACCCCCCAAAATCCAGGAAGGGTAAACCAAAGGATCTGTCAGGATCAGAGAATGCAAGCTTGTAGAATATTTATTGACTAGTAAGCAATTTTCTGAGCAAATAATACTAAGTAGAAGATACTAAGTGAAAGGTGTTGTAAGAACTACAAAAATAAACAGCATCATCCTAATCATCAAGGTTCTTaatattaaacaatattttaaattcaaaccATGAATGCCAAGAGTCCTTTCAAGGAGGGGGTCTTCCTGAATTGTCAGACAAATTTACTACTACAAAGTATTACTCACtcctatttttctaaattaaaaacacTAAATTTAACTCAATTATTTTCTGAATGAGTCAGGATCAAATTGTAACTATTCTCCTTCATTCACTGTTTTTTAATCCACTTTTGCCTTTAGAAGGCTTCTTGAAACAGTAGAAAGAAGACTGAACTAGGAATTGGAACTGGGATCTAGTATTGGCTCTGAGATCTTGAAGAAGTCATTTAaactttctttatctgtaaaatgggtcatAACATCTAACCTAACTCATAATTTTTTATACACACTTCAGCCTActtaaaagaacatttgaaacATCAAAGAAACAGTGAAAATGACAGGACTTAATGAGTAGTTAAGCACTAAACATGTATAAGCTATCATCATTGAATATGTGGGTCAGGTCATATGCCCTGTATCAAATGGCTCCATATTCTTGATTTTGAGTGGTGGCTGGTGTTCCTTCCTCACTGTAGGCTGGTACTACTTCTTCATACTTGGGAGGCTTCCCTTTAGTGGCCATTTGGCACACTTCTCATTTTTTGCTTCTAATTTGCTGTAAACTCTGAAATAGTTTACAGGATGGCAGGGGGAGAACATTTCTTTGGGTGATGCTTAAGCATTAGTATAGAATATTTACATTAATTTGGATTGTCATTTCTTCACTTGCTGATCCAGCTCTATTAATCCAGATAAGCTTATGTTTTAATATACCTAACAGCCAACCAGAGATATGCTTACTGAAGTTACACTGAAAAACTTGAAAACTAAATTCCCTTTTATATGCTAAGACAAGAATTAGTTCTTACTGGTTTGTTAATTCATTCTCTCCCACAGATGCCAATCTTCCTAcaccataaaagaaaattatcccTTACAACTGTCCACAATTTTGTTATCAACTAATACTACAACCCTTGGGATAGGTTTTAACTTAGGTTATAAGTAACGCAGAAAGCGTACAGTTGTTCCAAAGAAGTTTCTCTCAAAGTTTTTCTTAAATCTTCTATCAGGGGTTCTGAATTGATATAAAAAGTCATAGTTTATTCTGGATCctttaagaccatccccaaataGATCACTATCAATCAACACCTCCCGATGGTCTTAACTTGTCTGAGCCTGTCTTAGACCATGAAGGTGTTCTAAGATGTACTCAAGACATAATCAGAGTTTATACTTACATAGTACTTGCTATCTGCTACTCATTTACTTCTAATAACAAGCCAGGgaggtaagtactattattagctccattttacagataaagaaatcgCCTATGTGACATAGCTAATAAATCACAAAACAGAGATTTGAATCCAGGAATTCTAATTCCAGAGTCTTTGCTCTAAATCACTACATGACACTACCTCTCTAGCATcccattaaaataagaaaatatttttggattATAATGCTAACTTTGTGAtgtgtttattattgttattttggcCAATGTAAATTAACTGATAATAGCTAATTAGCCCCATCCTAAGGAGAAGGTCACAGTCAACTCTAGGCTCACACATAAACATTAGTCAGGTCTACACACTTGCCATCTTGCCAATGGTCTATATCATATCATCACCTTTAACCTAGATTATAAATCATTATATCACAATCCTTAAAAATTTAAGGATGATCTTACCCTGGACACATCTTATCTCcctttttttcatgtaaaatagCACAGTCATAGCAAAAAACATGCTTGCATGGAATCTGTGAACAGAAACATGTTACAGTTAAGTATTCTAGAACAAATTAAAATACTTCTATAAAAAGCAACAGTAAGCACAGTGACCTAGACATAGAAGGCACTTGAGAACTGTTtgttaaaatgaacatttattaagtactgaTTACATAAAAACAACAGTTAACCTTTTTCAGTCACAAAGCTCTTTGTGAGAATGCAATGAAAACTTTGGCcctttccccccaaaaaacatacacatgcacattcaTGGTCCCTACAGGTTAAAAGCTCCTGAAGAATACTGTACAATGTTTTATCTAGTCCTGTTATCTTCAGAAAGTATTTCAAGGCAGTGAAAGAACAAGTATCTTCTACACTTAATACAAGTAGCCTTCTTCCCTGGTAGTCTTAAGTTAATGaacttacaaatatttaaaaataaatcagaggaCACAGTAAAGTAATGCTACACTATTTTAAAACTCACAATTCATTACTGTTTAGTTATGCCACACAGCAAAGCGACAGTGCAGAATCCACGGCTTCTACCACAGATCAGTGAATTCGATTTTTTTCCAACCAAGATGTAAAACTATCTATTTATATATCAAAATTACTATAAAATTACAGTTAGCGCTGTATTTTAAGTGCTTAGAATTCAATTCTCAGaaatcataaataatatttaattcagttttatattaaaaattttagccTTTAGAAATAACTGATTTTATTCtgttgaagaaaaataatttttttccttaaggatCAAACCATCCAAAGAAATTAAGTTTTCACAATTAGTTTCcttaattaatattttacaaGCAATCCAAGAATCTGTcaagataattttattaaatgcatattatcCCCAAACTTTCCTTAgctattttatacttatttgctATAAACTTTATTGTTAAACAATAATAAATCTATCTACTTAAATTTCAGAGTGCTCATCTctacacaaatatataaatttataaaaacagaatttaactTAGTTATACTTACCATTCGCCCATAAATTTTAATAGGTAATCCACATTTGTCACAGAAATGAACTGGAGTATCATCCTTTTCACCTAAGATGTTTATCTGTTGAaaagatataattaaaatttccttaagcatttctaaaaattatgtCTATAAATTACACAATGAATTAGTTAGTATAAAAGTTACCAAAACAATTAGAAATGAAGGTCTCTTGATATAATTCCCACATATGCCACATTATTTGAGCCACCATCAGTTTTGGGGTTTTTCCCCCTTTGACAGTGTTATTACTTATTGATTTTACTTGATGTCACTGAAAATTACTTCAGATTATTTTTGGAAACAGTGAAATAGGGCATTACAAATGATTTATGGGTACTGAAAGATATAATAAAAGTTCACACTATTCTTTATGCAATCTAAATTGTcctaataaagtatttaaaatatcttattgttctaataattttatttttagttataccTGAAAGTCCCAAAAAAGGTGTCCAGGAAATCTTCGTTGATTTCCAAACAGTTCACCCCCTTTACAGTCATACCGTTCCTCTTCATTATAATCAAATCCTtctgagaaaacaaaatgttACCTATTAACTTTTCACATCTCaaatttcattttggaaataCAGGTACATAGAcctgtatttctattttgtacATGGACAAAATAGACCAGTTCACTGACACCTTTCAAAGCTCCTCTAAAAACAGTATAATCAAGTCTTACTAAACAGCTGCCAGAAATGATCCTGGGACCCATGTAGTCCAATTCTCATGCCTGAGAATACTGCAATATTGGAGACCATAACAATACACAGAGGTTGAGCTAGGAAGGGATCTCTGATCTCTTCACTCCTATTCAAGAGCTCATATTAACCCACCAGACCATTTCTGGTATAAAACTACTAATAATTATCATCATGATTATTACACAAAAGATACTGATTGTCATTTATTCTGATCATGGTATAAAAGTGGTATTAACATTGTAACTGGTATTAGTGCCAAAGGATTAACAAAGAATTCTGCAGGCCTTCTTCTTATGACTTAGAAAATTAGGTAACCTCTTCTTCAGCTTTAAACTGAATCTGACTTTAGAAACCTCAACATACTTATACCTCAACATTTCAATTAAAACCTTTCCCTGATTATTCACCCAAACAGCAAAATTTATATCATATCTACAAGTCTCCTCCCCTACACTGTACGTATCAATATCAATAAACTTCAAGATGAAGATCAAATGGGCTCAATTTCTCTGACCTGATTAAAAAGTTGATGGCAATCCTCTCATCttatacaaaagaaaagaaaatcagtgaacAGTTTGATAGGGATTCTAAGTAGAATCCAATTACCTAAGGTAAAGCTGAGAAGACAAATCTATCCCTCCAATATGCCAGGCTTCTCAGGACTTTTGGCCCTAGAACTGGTTAATATctgcagacagacacacaggcacagaTACAATAATTTCTTGAAGCTGATACTGATACACTGGTGTACTGCTTACCTAATTACCAGCAACACAAACATAGAGTTCTTCTAAATTATATCTGAGTGACCCTAGGCTCTTAGTTGGCCCATTTATGCCTTATAAAAGCTGCTGTCACCGAAAACTCAAAATAAGGAAAGTTAATTTTTCTACTTATCTAAAACTCAGAAAATTATTGAGCAGAACAAGAGCCAAGAAAATCATGAGCACATTATCATTATCCAGAGTGGTTCAGCCTATCCTCCCATCATTAAACTATACATATATCTGTAGAGATAACAAAGCAGCAGCTACTGCTCCATCAATAACCTAAGGTACTCTGTCTTTGGCctttctagttttaaaataattttttaaaactatagagtaatgtataaataaattattgtttaACAGTAAAACAATGCAAAAAAGCTAAAATCCCCTTTCTAGCCCTTTCCTCTCAGATATCTCTTCATCCCCTCCCACTTCAGGTCACATCCCATTTTTAACAACCAAATATACATCCATAAAAGTTCCAAAGCAGCGATCAGCAAACTTTATCTGCCTAAAGACCAATTAAGTAAATACTGCCATACCTGCAATTACTCAACTATGCCAATATAGTGTGAAAGCAGCCATGTGTTGTGTGCCctaagctcagtcatgtccaactccctgtgaccctatggactatatacagcccacctggctcctctgttcatgggattttccaagcaagaacactggaacaggttgccatattctattccaggggatcttcccaacctagggatcgaacctgagtctcctgcattggcaggtggcttctttaccaatgacccacctgggaagcccgaaaaCAGCCAGACAATACTTAAAAGAATGGGCATGCATGTGTTCCAATACAACTTGATTGATAAAAAAACAGCACTGGATTTGGCCCATAGGCCATAAAAACTGTTTTATACTCACGAAATGGCAAAAGGCCTTTCTAAGGATGACATAAAACTCAGAAGTTCAGTAGAAAACACTGAATGTCTGACTACAAAGAACTGACAAGCTTctctacaataaaaattttatacataaaattcaaaagacaAATAGGGAATATACACAACATATAACAAAAGCCAATTTTGTTAATCAACAAAGAACTCataaaaatcaagagaaagacaatcaaacaggaaaaaaatgggaaaaagatatGAACAGATAGAgcctagaaaaaagaaatgaccaACACTATGAAAACATACAGCACTGCTCATAAATTAAAGAAATGTGTATCAGTACAAAAATCCTATCCTTTACGGAAAGGATAATAGTACCAACATTGGTGTGGGAGTATAAAATGatgtaccattttttaagaaCCATTTGACAACATCTATTAAATTCTAAAATGCATAAATTCTAAATCCACCAAGTTCTAAAATGCCCAAATTCatgcaaaatttaaatttcaaaatatacatacTAATGTGTGTATTCTACAAAATATACATACTAAATAAATAAGGACATTTACTGCAAAACTGTCTTTAAcagcaaaatgttttttaaaaattgttaaaataaattatggtatatccataAGTGAAAT is a genomic window of Odocoileus virginianus isolate 20LAN1187 ecotype Illinois chromosome 1, Ovbor_1.2, whole genome shotgun sequence containing:
- the CBLL1 gene encoding E3 ubiquitin-protein ligase Hakai isoform X2; this encodes MCYSGLETSCCFSQLWAGAALVTACRCCLSDLSWTRGGRRESDKGFGMIPGAAFLLKPIACPALQLWSLTISLEVKIKIFSLLSPNNELQGTNSSGSLGGLDVRRRIPIKLISKQGNKAKASPRTPRTINRMPAKAPAGDEGFDYNEEERYDCKGGELFGNQRRFPGHLFWDFQINILGEKDDTPVHFCDKCGLPIKIYGRMIPCKHVFCYDCAILHEKKGDKMCPGCSDPVQRIEQCTRGSLFMCSIVQGCKRTYLSQRDLQAHINHRHMRAGKPVTRASLENVHPPPIAPPPAEIPDRFIMPPDKHHMSHIPPKQHIMMPPPPLQHVPHEHYNQPHEDIRAPPAELSMAPPPPRSVSQETFRISTRKHSNLITVPIQDDSNPGAREPPPPAPAPAHHHPEYQGQPVVSHPHHIMPPQQHYAPPPPPPPPISHPMPHPPQAAGTPHLVYSQAPPPPMTSAPPPITPPPGHIIAQMPPYMNHPPPGPPPPQHGGPPVTAPPPHHYNPNSLPQFTEDQGTLSPPFTQPGGMSPGIWPAPRGPPPPPRMQGPPSQTPLPGPHHPDQTRYRPYYQ
- the CBLL1 gene encoding E3 ubiquitin-protein ligase Hakai isoform X4 codes for the protein MDHTDNELQGTNSSGSLGGLDVRRRIPIKLISKQGNKAKASPRTPRTINRMPAKAPAGDEEGFDYNEEERYDCKGGELFGNQRRFPGHLFWDFQINILGEKDDTPVHFCDKCGLPIKIYGRMIPCKHVFCYDCAILHEKKGDKMCPGCSDPVQRIEQCTRGSLFMCSIVQGCKRTYLSQRDLQAHINHRHMRAGKPVTRASLENVHPPPIAPPPAEIPDRFIMPPDKHHMSHIPPKQHIMMPPPPLQHVPHEHYNQPHEDIRAPPAELSMAPPPPRSVSQETFRISTRKHSNLITVPIQDDSNPGAREPPPPAPAPAHHHPEYQGQPVVSHPHHIMPPQQHYAPPPPPPPPISHPMPHPPQAAGTPHLVYSQAPPPPMTSAPPPITPPPGHIIAQMPPYMNHPPPGPPPPQHGGPPVTAPPPHHYNPNSLPQFTEDQGTLSPPFTQPGGMSPGIWPAPRGPPPPPRMQGPPSQTPLPGPHHPDQTRYRPYYQ
- the CBLL1 gene encoding E3 ubiquitin-protein ligase Hakai isoform X1, translated to MCYSGLETSCCFSQLWAGAALVTACRCCLSDLSWTRGGRRESDKGFGMIPGAAFLLKPIACPALQLWSLTISLEVKIKIFSLLSPNNELQGTNSSGSLGGLDVRRRIPIKLISKQGNKAKASPRTPRTINRMPAKAPAGDEEGFDYNEEERYDCKGGELFGNQRRFPGHLFWDFQINILGEKDDTPVHFCDKCGLPIKIYGRMIPCKHVFCYDCAILHEKKGDKMCPGCSDPVQRIEQCTRGSLFMCSIVQGCKRTYLSQRDLQAHINHRHMRAGKPVTRASLENVHPPPIAPPPAEIPDRFIMPPDKHHMSHIPPKQHIMMPPPPLQHVPHEHYNQPHEDIRAPPAELSMAPPPPRSVSQETFRISTRKHSNLITVPIQDDSNPGAREPPPPAPAPAHHHPEYQGQPVVSHPHHIMPPQQHYAPPPPPPPPISHPMPHPPQAAGTPHLVYSQAPPPPMTSAPPPITPPPGHIIAQMPPYMNHPPPGPPPPQHGGPPVTAPPPHHYNPNSLPQFTEDQGTLSPPFTQPGGMSPGIWPAPRGPPPPPRMQGPPSQTPLPGPHHPDQTRYRPYYQ
- the CBLL1 gene encoding E3 ubiquitin-protein ligase Hakai isoform X5; protein product: MDHTDNELQGTNSSGSLGGLDVRRRIPIKLISKQGNKAKASPRTPRTINRMPAKAPAGDEGFDYNEEERYDCKGGELFGNQRRFPGHLFWDFQINILGEKDDTPVHFCDKCGLPIKIYGRMIPCKHVFCYDCAILHEKKGDKMCPGCSDPVQRIEQCTRGSLFMCSIVQGCKRTYLSQRDLQAHINHRHMRAGKPVTRASLENVHPPPIAPPPAEIPDRFIMPPDKHHMSHIPPKQHIMMPPPPLQHVPHEHYNQPHEDIRAPPAELSMAPPPPRSVSQETFRISTRKHSNLITVPIQDDSNPGAREPPPPAPAPAHHHPEYQGQPVVSHPHHIMPPQQHYAPPPPPPPPISHPMPHPPQAAGTPHLVYSQAPPPPMTSAPPPITPPPGHIIAQMPPYMNHPPPGPPPPQHGGPPVTAPPPHHYNPNSLPQFTEDQGTLSPPFTQPGGMSPGIWPAPRGPPPPPRMQGPPSQTPLPGPHHPDQTRYRPYYQ
- the CBLL1 gene encoding E3 ubiquitin-protein ligase Hakai isoform X3, giving the protein MKATATTNPWDQELELDNELQGTNSSGSLGGLDVRRRIPIKLISKQGNKAKASPRTPRTINRMPAKAPAGDEEGFDYNEEERYDCKGGELFGNQRRFPGHLFWDFQINILGEKDDTPVHFCDKCGLPIKIYGRMIPCKHVFCYDCAILHEKKGDKMCPGCSDPVQRIEQCTRGSLFMCSIVQGCKRTYLSQRDLQAHINHRHMRAGKPVTRASLENVHPPPIAPPPAEIPDRFIMPPDKHHMSHIPPKQHIMMPPPPLQHVPHEHYNQPHEDIRAPPAELSMAPPPPRSVSQETFRISTRKHSNLITVPIQDDSNPGAREPPPPAPAPAHHHPEYQGQPVVSHPHHIMPPQQHYAPPPPPPPPISHPMPHPPQAAGTPHLVYSQAPPPPMTSAPPPITPPPGHIIAQMPPYMNHPPPGPPPPQHGGPPVTAPPPHHYNPNSLPQFTEDQGTLSPPFTQPGGMSPGIWPAPRGPPPPPRMQGPPSQTPLPGPHHPDQTRYRPYYQ